Proteins encoded by one window of Scatophagus argus isolate fScaArg1 chromosome 8, fScaArg1.pri, whole genome shotgun sequence:
- the fam217ba gene encoding protein FAM217B isoform X2, translating into MKKAVGQMKNGLPGPGQEKDTLTAVQRGAQSKSGRVKSGTTRNTSKLSSPEEAGDMRPQLRKHLSVHRKEEKCESQWMSKCTSELHQNRGAMGKNRRALSLPLSPISGLRHMPAHPLTHSPVPTPEALQQHYNQKDVDTDSASDLSDSERLPVLPSPCTPCTPPHLNLRAEVINTSDFPPDFPGPRGTVGDEGEGEKPIYSYSDFLPPPFNSWSLRQLAVFLHTEGRGAPRPKPVGPLEKYLERLLQLEWLQIQTVQAESSRPPGSRPRPQGFPSATTAHPPRPHTAPPSRLNSPKGLRHTQRAFPFTPVNNPPSPASAQHQHSRFPVCPHCHIRYPLCNGSCSAYAYQRHSRLSPLLERKARPGVPAKRSSSETRATSTEGRSPGGQGGGGGGGAQTPVSPSTGRSHIKHMQAAGNARKQPQESGTNLNSRGQVRKSRVRANSETDVKKEPGGYKAASSEKRVVAASKREVLTSKRAEKDWQRTEAGGQTSKTAMKRAAKEPPSLSKAPLSSKQNGKTKNVHFVAK; encoded by the exons ATGAAGAAAGCAGTGGGCCAAATGAAAAATGGCCTCCCAGGACCAGGTCAGGAAAAGGACACACTTACAGCAGTGCAGAGG GGTGCACAGTCAAAGAGTGGTAGGGTCAAATCTGGCACTACACGGAATACAAGCAAACTATCCAG CCCTGAAGAAGCAGGAGATATGAGACCTCAACTCCGCAAGCACTTATCTGTTcacaggaaagaggagaaatgcGAAAGTCAGTGGATGTCCAAATGCACCAGTGAGCTCCACCAAAATCGTGGGGCAATGGGGAAAAATCGGCGTGcactctccctgcctctctccccAATATCAGGGCTTCGTCACATGCCAGCACACCCCCTAACACATTCCCCAGTCCCCACCCCAGAGGCACTACAGCAGCACTACAACCAGAAGGATGTTGACACCGACAGTGCCAGTGATCTGTCAGACTCTGAGAGACTGCCCGTACTGCCTTCTCCCTGTACACCCTGCACCCCTCCTCACCTCAACCTTCGGGCTGAGGTCATCAACACCAGTGACTTTCCTCCAGACTTCCCCGGACCCCGTGGGACGGTGGGCGATGAAGGTGAGGGTGAAAAACCCATCTACAGTTACTCAGATTTTCTGCCTCCGCCCTTCAACAGCTGGAGCCTGAGACAGCTGGCAGTGTTCCTTCACACAGAGGGCCGTGGAGCTCCCCGGCCCAAGCCTGTGGGACCCTTAGAAAAGTACCTGGAGAGGCTACTGCAGCTGGAGTGGCTTCAGATCCAAACGGTGCAAGCAGAAAGCAGCCGACCGCCTGGGAGCCGTCCAAGGCCTCAGGGATTCCCATCTGCCACCACTGCTCACCCGCCAAGGCCTCACACAGCACCACCATCCCGACTCAACTCCCCCAAGGGGCTGCGGCACACTCAGCGAGCATTCCCATTTACACCTGTCAACAACCCTCCATCACCTGCCTCAGCCCAGCACCAGCACTCCCGCTTCCCAGTTTGCCCTCACTGTCACATTCGCTACCCATTGTGCAATGGAAGCTGCTCAGCCTATGCCTACCAGCGGCATTCGCGTCTCAGCCCACTGCTTGAGCGCAAGGCCAGGCCTGGGGTACCAGCaaagaggagcagcagtgagACCCGGGCAACTTCCACTGAAGGCAGAAGCCCAGGAGGTCAaggcggtggaggaggaggtggagcccAGACCCCAGTTAGTCCTTCAACTGGCAGGAGTCATATCAAGCACATGCAGGCTGCAGGCAATGCTCGTAAACAACCCCAGGAATCTGGAACTAATCTGAACAGCAGAGGTCAGGTGAGAAAAAGCCGTGTCAGAGCTAACTCTGAGACAGATGTAAAAAAGGAGCCTGGTGGCTATAAGGCAGCTAGTTCAGAGAAACGTGTTGTTGCTGCAAGTAAGAGAGAGGTCCTCACCTccaaaagagcagaaaaggaCTGGCAGAGGACCGAGGCAGGAGGTCAGACCTCTAAAACTGCAATGAAAAGAGCTGCTAAAGAGCCACCGTCTCTCTCCAAAGCACCGCTTAGTAGTAAGCAgaatggcaaaacaaaaaatgtgcaCTTTGTTGCAAAGTAA
- the fam217ba gene encoding uncharacterized protein fam217ba isoform X1 — MGPIMQERTASTTLKRVVSKEKIRVKNTENSAPVTSSKKGNKMKKAVGQMKNGLPGPGQEKDTLTAVQRGAQSKSGRVKSGTTRNTSKLSSPEEAGDMRPQLRKHLSVHRKEEKCESQWMSKCTSELHQNRGAMGKNRRALSLPLSPISGLRHMPAHPLTHSPVPTPEALQQHYNQKDVDTDSASDLSDSERLPVLPSPCTPCTPPHLNLRAEVINTSDFPPDFPGPRGTVGDEGEGEKPIYSYSDFLPPPFNSWSLRQLAVFLHTEGRGAPRPKPVGPLEKYLERLLQLEWLQIQTVQAESSRPPGSRPRPQGFPSATTAHPPRPHTAPPSRLNSPKGLRHTQRAFPFTPVNNPPSPASAQHQHSRFPVCPHCHIRYPLCNGSCSAYAYQRHSRLSPLLERKARPGVPAKRSSSETRATSTEGRSPGGQGGGGGGGAQTPVSPSTGRSHIKHMQAAGNARKQPQESGTNLNSRGQVRKSRVRANSETDVKKEPGGYKAASSEKRVVAASKREVLTSKRAEKDWQRTEAGGQTSKTAMKRAAKEPPSLSKAPLSSKQNGKTKNVHFVAK, encoded by the exons ATGGGGCCCATCATGCAGGAACGCACAGCATCCACGACACTGAAACGCGTCGTCTCCAAAGAGAAGATTCGGgtaaaaaatactgaaaatagcGCACCAGTAACCAG TTCAAAGAAAGGTAACAAGATGAAGAAAGCAGTGGGCCAAATGAAAAATGGCCTCCCAGGACCAGGTCAGGAAAAGGACACACTTACAGCAGTGCAGAGG GGTGCACAGTCAAAGAGTGGTAGGGTCAAATCTGGCACTACACGGAATACAAGCAAACTATCCAG CCCTGAAGAAGCAGGAGATATGAGACCTCAACTCCGCAAGCACTTATCTGTTcacaggaaagaggagaaatgcGAAAGTCAGTGGATGTCCAAATGCACCAGTGAGCTCCACCAAAATCGTGGGGCAATGGGGAAAAATCGGCGTGcactctccctgcctctctccccAATATCAGGGCTTCGTCACATGCCAGCACACCCCCTAACACATTCCCCAGTCCCCACCCCAGAGGCACTACAGCAGCACTACAACCAGAAGGATGTTGACACCGACAGTGCCAGTGATCTGTCAGACTCTGAGAGACTGCCCGTACTGCCTTCTCCCTGTACACCCTGCACCCCTCCTCACCTCAACCTTCGGGCTGAGGTCATCAACACCAGTGACTTTCCTCCAGACTTCCCCGGACCCCGTGGGACGGTGGGCGATGAAGGTGAGGGTGAAAAACCCATCTACAGTTACTCAGATTTTCTGCCTCCGCCCTTCAACAGCTGGAGCCTGAGACAGCTGGCAGTGTTCCTTCACACAGAGGGCCGTGGAGCTCCCCGGCCCAAGCCTGTGGGACCCTTAGAAAAGTACCTGGAGAGGCTACTGCAGCTGGAGTGGCTTCAGATCCAAACGGTGCAAGCAGAAAGCAGCCGACCGCCTGGGAGCCGTCCAAGGCCTCAGGGATTCCCATCTGCCACCACTGCTCACCCGCCAAGGCCTCACACAGCACCACCATCCCGACTCAACTCCCCCAAGGGGCTGCGGCACACTCAGCGAGCATTCCCATTTACACCTGTCAACAACCCTCCATCACCTGCCTCAGCCCAGCACCAGCACTCCCGCTTCCCAGTTTGCCCTCACTGTCACATTCGCTACCCATTGTGCAATGGAAGCTGCTCAGCCTATGCCTACCAGCGGCATTCGCGTCTCAGCCCACTGCTTGAGCGCAAGGCCAGGCCTGGGGTACCAGCaaagaggagcagcagtgagACCCGGGCAACTTCCACTGAAGGCAGAAGCCCAGGAGGTCAaggcggtggaggaggaggtggagcccAGACCCCAGTTAGTCCTTCAACTGGCAGGAGTCATATCAAGCACATGCAGGCTGCAGGCAATGCTCGTAAACAACCCCAGGAATCTGGAACTAATCTGAACAGCAGAGGTCAGGTGAGAAAAAGCCGTGTCAGAGCTAACTCTGAGACAGATGTAAAAAAGGAGCCTGGTGGCTATAAGGCAGCTAGTTCAGAGAAACGTGTTGTTGCTGCAAGTAAGAGAGAGGTCCTCACCTccaaaagagcagaaaaggaCTGGCAGAGGACCGAGGCAGGAGGTCAGACCTCTAAAACTGCAATGAAAAGAGCTGCTAAAGAGCCACCGTCTCTCTCCAAAGCACCGCTTAGTAGTAAGCAgaatggcaaaacaaaaaatgtgcaCTTTGTTGCAAAGTAA
- the fam217ba gene encoding uncharacterized protein fam217ba isoform X3, translating to MGPIMQERTASTTLKRVVSKEKIRVKNTENSAPVTSSKKGNKMKKAVGQMKNGLPGPGQEKDTLTAVQRGAQSKSGRVKSGTTRNTSKLSSPEEAGDMRPQLRKHLSVHRKEEKCESQWMSKCTSELHQNRGAMGKNRRALSLPLSPISGLRHMPAHPLTHSPVPTPEALQQHYNQKDVDTDSASDLSDSERLPVLPSPCTPCTPPHLNLRAEVINTSDFPPDFPGPRGTVGDEGEGEKPIYSYSDFLPPPFNSWSLRQLAVFLHTEGRGAPRPKPVGPLEKYLERLLQLEWLQIQTVQAESSRPPGSRPRPQGFPSATTAHPPRPHTAPPSRLNSPKGLRHTQRAFPFTPVNNPPSPASAQHQHSRFPVCPHCHIRYPLCNGSCSAYAYQRHSRLSPLLERKARPGVPAKRSSSETRATSTEGRSPGGQGGGGGGGAQTPVSPSTGRSHIKHMQAAGNARKQPQESGTNLNSRGQCLMF from the exons ATGGGGCCCATCATGCAGGAACGCACAGCATCCACGACACTGAAACGCGTCGTCTCCAAAGAGAAGATTCGGgtaaaaaatactgaaaatagcGCACCAGTAACCAG TTCAAAGAAAGGTAACAAGATGAAGAAAGCAGTGGGCCAAATGAAAAATGGCCTCCCAGGACCAGGTCAGGAAAAGGACACACTTACAGCAGTGCAGAGG GGTGCACAGTCAAAGAGTGGTAGGGTCAAATCTGGCACTACACGGAATACAAGCAAACTATCCAG CCCTGAAGAAGCAGGAGATATGAGACCTCAACTCCGCAAGCACTTATCTGTTcacaggaaagaggagaaatgcGAAAGTCAGTGGATGTCCAAATGCACCAGTGAGCTCCACCAAAATCGTGGGGCAATGGGGAAAAATCGGCGTGcactctccctgcctctctccccAATATCAGGGCTTCGTCACATGCCAGCACACCCCCTAACACATTCCCCAGTCCCCACCCCAGAGGCACTACAGCAGCACTACAACCAGAAGGATGTTGACACCGACAGTGCCAGTGATCTGTCAGACTCTGAGAGACTGCCCGTACTGCCTTCTCCCTGTACACCCTGCACCCCTCCTCACCTCAACCTTCGGGCTGAGGTCATCAACACCAGTGACTTTCCTCCAGACTTCCCCGGACCCCGTGGGACGGTGGGCGATGAAGGTGAGGGTGAAAAACCCATCTACAGTTACTCAGATTTTCTGCCTCCGCCCTTCAACAGCTGGAGCCTGAGACAGCTGGCAGTGTTCCTTCACACAGAGGGCCGTGGAGCTCCCCGGCCCAAGCCTGTGGGACCCTTAGAAAAGTACCTGGAGAGGCTACTGCAGCTGGAGTGGCTTCAGATCCAAACGGTGCAAGCAGAAAGCAGCCGACCGCCTGGGAGCCGTCCAAGGCCTCAGGGATTCCCATCTGCCACCACTGCTCACCCGCCAAGGCCTCACACAGCACCACCATCCCGACTCAACTCCCCCAAGGGGCTGCGGCACACTCAGCGAGCATTCCCATTTACACCTGTCAACAACCCTCCATCACCTGCCTCAGCCCAGCACCAGCACTCCCGCTTCCCAGTTTGCCCTCACTGTCACATTCGCTACCCATTGTGCAATGGAAGCTGCTCAGCCTATGCCTACCAGCGGCATTCGCGTCTCAGCCCACTGCTTGAGCGCAAGGCCAGGCCTGGGGTACCAGCaaagaggagcagcagtgagACCCGGGCAACTTCCACTGAAGGCAGAAGCCCAGGAGGTCAaggcggtggaggaggaggtggagcccAGACCCCAGTTAGTCCTTCAACTGGCAGGAGTCATATCAAGCACATGCAGGCTGCAGGCAATGCTCGTAAACAACCCCAGGAATCTGGAACTAATCTGAACAGCAGAGGTCAG TGCCTCATGTTTTAG
- the ppp1r3da gene encoding protein phosphatase 1, regulatory subunit 3Da has translation MDREWFIGHERIPSTKSEEQKSSSCCSISRPCMTVNLTEMLRADKPNAVKKPIPIRPPSPRVSQKKEQEFHRSLSCEPTPKPIIRRRSHSLPSATEKKKQCRNVGVRFVDSLGVDLEDIRLFRSGEDPFIPQHVTFRLLMSAELADGRHLEISLPYLKPVFAQQPGDQPEFLHRLYEQKVCLERVLCFELGVVGITQVLNLDFEKDVTARYSFTEWKSCAETKASWVSTITKTWEGGGGQLNCDTFRFHLPVPPFLQPGAVLQFAIQYKVCGAEYWDNNNGENYKLVCHNYKLTVPKECEDSMVHFI, from the coding sequence ATGGATAGAGAGTGGTTCATTGGACATGAGAGGATTCCTTCAACAAAATCTGAAGAGCAGAAGTCCAGCTCTTGCTGCAGCATCTCAAGACCCTGCATGACTGTCAACCTGACTGAAATGCTCCGAGCTGACAAACCTAATGCTGTGAAGAAGCCAATTCCGATCCGTCCCCCAAGCCCCAGAGTCTCTCAGAAAAAGGAGCAAGAGTTCCACCGCAGTTTGTCCTGCGAACCCACCCCTAAGCCCATTATCCGACGACGGTCACACTCTCTGCCCTCCgccacagagaagaagaagcaatgCAGAAATGTTGGTGTGCGGTTTGTTGACTCTTTGGGGGTTGATCTGGAAGACATCAGGCTTTTCAGATCTGGGGAGGATCCGTTTATACCACAACATGTTACCTTTAGGTTATTGATGAGTGCAGAGTTAGCAGATGGAAGGCATCTGGAGATATCCCTGCCATACCTGAAGCCAGTTTTTGCCCAACAACCTGGAGACCAGCCAGAATTCCTGCATCGTCTCTATGAGCAGAAAGTGTGTCTGGAGAGAGTCTTATGTTTTGAACTGGGGGTTGTTGGAATCACCCAGGTCCTAAATTTGGACTTTGAGAAAGATGTCACAGCTCGGTATTCATTTACAGAGTGGAAGAGCTGCGCAGAAACTAAGGCCTCTTGGGTGTCCACCATCACCAAGACttgggaaggaggaggggggcaaCTTAATTGTGATACATTTCGGTTTCACCTGCCTGTTCCACCATTCCTGCAGCCTGGGGCAGTGTTACAGTTTGCCATCCAGTACAAAGTCTGTGGGGCTGAATACTGGGACAACAATAATGGAGAGAATTATAAGTTAGTGTGCCATAACTACAAGCTGACTGTGCCCAAAGAATGTGAGGATAGTATGGTGCACTTTATTTAG
- the ttll9 gene encoding probable tubulin polyglutamylase TTLL9: MSKYKTSGYKGSHDFTKSEEREGRSFVRYRCGLLNTIQDVLRLRPGWVEVKDDGEWDFNWCDVGWLRENFDHSYMEEHVRINHFRNHYELSRKNLMVKNLKRYRKNLERDVGRMEASKCDFFPCTFALPSEYHLFVEEFKRSPGSTWIMKPVAKSQGKGIFLFKKLKDIMDWKKDGTRSEEKDAAQVESYVAQRYIENPYLINGRKFDLRVYVLVTSYVPLKAWLYRDGFARFSSTRFSLSAIDDKYMHLTNVAVQKTAPDYDPEKGCKWQMQQLRRYLTAKHGRETIETLFKEMDNIFIRSLQSVQKVIINDKHCFELYGYDILLDQNLKPWLIEVNASPSHTPSSREDYEMKYRLLEDTLNVIDMEGRLTGKEKRVGGYDLMWNDGPVYREDVNLETFGSLCFTANTHLGCVNDREKQLRQLLKPFPGQKRI, from the exons ATGTCAAAGTATAAG ACATCTGGATACAAAGGTTCACATGACTTTACAAAAAGTGAGGAGCG GGAGGGAAGAAGTTTTGTGCGTTACAGATGTGGCCTACTCAACACCATACAGGATGTATTGCGCCTAAGACCAGGTTGGGTGGAAGTCAAAGA TGATGGAGAATGGGACTTCAATTGGTGTGATGTGGGCTGGCTGAGGGAGAATTTTGACCACTCATATATGGAGGAACATGTAAGGATAAACCACTTTCGCAACCATTATGAG CTGTCTCGCAAAAACCTCATGGTGAAAAACCTTAAAAGATATCGGAAAAATCTTGAAAGAGATGTTGGCCGCATGGAGGCAtccaaatgtgatttttttccctgcacCTTTGCACTGCCCAGCGAGTATCATCTCTTTGTAGAGGAGTTCAAAAGAAGCCCTGGCAGCACCTGGATCATGAAGCCG GTAGCAAAATCTCAAGGGAAAGGCATTTTCCTGTTCAAGAAACTGAAAGACATCATGGATTGGAAAAAg GATGGCACCCGCTCAGAGGAGAAGGACGCAGCTCAAGTAGAAAGCTATGTGGCACAACGCTATATAGAGAACCCCTACTTAATTAATG GCAGGAAATTTGATCTGAGGGTCTATGTGCTGGTTACATCA tatgttCCCTTGAAGGCCTGGCTTTATCGAGATGGCTTTGCCCGCTTCTCGAGCACTCGCTTTTCCCTTAGTGCTATCGATGACAAGT ATATGCACCTCACCAATGTGGCTGTTCAGAAAACAGCACCAGACTATGATCCTGAAAAG GGATGCAAATGGCAGATGCAGCAGCTTCGAAGATACCTGACTGCAAAACATGGCAGAGAGACAATAGAAACTCTGTTTAAAGAGATGGATAACATATTCATCCGCAGTCTACAGAGTGTACAAAAGGTCATTATCAATGACAAACACTGCTTTGAGCTCTATGGCTATGACATACTTCTGGATCAGAACCTCAAACC GTGGTTGATTGAGGTGAATGCCTCTCCGTCACACACGCCAAGTAGTCGGGAGGATTACGAAATGAAGTACCGACTGCTGGAAGACACTCTGAATGTTATCGACATGGAGGGAAG GCTGACTGGCAAGGAGAAAAGGGTGGGTGGCTATGATCTCATGTGGAACGATGGGCCAGTCTACAGAGAGGATGTCAACTTAGAAACATTTGGCAGTTTATGTTTCACTGCCAATACACACTTAG GGTGTGTgaatgacagagagaagcagcttCGCCAGCTTCTGAAACCATTTCCAGGCCAGAAGAGGATCTAA
- the edn3b gene encoding endothelin-3b: MARILSVLAKIMLFKILALILLQGVFDALVISEVNPADLPDSNRKSDSGMSAGPQLSEAMETKSRPKRCTCYSYKDKECVYYCHLDIIWINTPERTVPYGMSSYRGPQRIRRAVGGPTTDCKEAKTQRCVCAVLDTDTECHNFCLSSPMQTVPIRSFLRVPGPG; the protein is encoded by the exons ATGGCAAGGATATTATCCGTCCTGGCGAAAATCATGCTCTTCAAAATACTGGCACTGATTCTCCTACAAG GTGTCTTCGATGCTCTGGTCATATCCGAGGTCAACCCCGCAGATCTCCCAGACTCCAACAGGAAGTCTGACTCCGGGATGTCCGCGGGTCCACAGCTGTCTGAGGCAATGGAGACAAAGTCCAGACCCAAGCGCTGCACGTGTTATTCCTACAAGGATAAAGAGTGCGTCTACTACTGCCACTTGGACATCATCTGGATCAACACTCCTGA ACGCACTGTGCCCTATGGAATGTCGAGCTACAGAGGACCTCAGCGAATAAGACGTGCTGTTGGTGGACCAACAACTGACTGCAAGGAGGCAAAGACTCAGcgctgtgtttgtgctgtgcttGACACAGATACTGAGTGCCATAATTTTTGTCTGTCAAG CCCCATGCAGACAGTGCCAATCAGGAGTTTCCTCAGAGTGCCCGGTCCAGGATGA